In Anthocerotibacter panamensis C109, the sequence CCCACCGCGCAGGCCGTTGCCCGTGGGTGCACAACCGGCGCGTTGCGCCCAAGTGCGGTCCCAATAAAAGCCCTTGACCACCCCGTTCTCAATCAAGGCTTTAGTTTGGGTCGCGGTGCCCTCATCATCTACCCGACGACGGCCCACGCCCTGGGTTGGATCTTCATAGACCGTCAGGCGCGGGTCAAAGAGGTGCTCCCCAACTTTATCGGCGAGGGGTGAAGATTTTTGTACGACGCTCTGCCCAGAAAAAATAGTCCGCAGGAGCCCGCCAAAGACTGAAGCCACCGCCCGAGGCGTAAAGATGACCGGCAGGGTCCCCCCACTGACGGTGGCAGTAGACGTGGCCCAAGTCAGTTTGGTCTGAATTTCGGTAAGCAGCGCCTGGTAGTCGGGCTCCTCGCTGCGTGTGGCGCTATAGCTATAGATATTGAGGAGGTCCTCCCCACGCACCCAATTGGCTCCCAGGCTAGCCGCGACTGTCTGGGCACTCTGCTGATAAAAAGCCCCGTTGCTGGTCGCCACGGCTCGGGTGCTGGTATTGACCGTGAAATCAGCGCTCACCAGCAGGTCAGGATTATAGATTCTCAGTTGAGCGATGAGTTCCTGGCCCTTAGTCACGAGGGCCTGGGTGGTCGGAGGCTCAAAGGAGTCTACTTCCGGGGGTAATTCCGGGAGTACTCCTGCGAAAGTCAGCGCCGCCGGGTCGCCGATGGATGCGGTTTGGAGGGCGGCTTCAACCAATGATTCGGGGCGCTCTAGGTCTGTGGAGCTGGCAAACCCCAGCCGTCCCTGATGGATCAAGCGCAAGGCGAGTCCCGCTTCGGCCTTGGTCTGGAGCGATTTGAGGCGGTTGGCTTCAAACTCAATAGGCGTCTGAGCCTGCTCTAAATAAAATACTTCTGCCTCAGCGCCTTGATGCTGAGCTAGGTCAAGAACTTTGTCGATGGCCCGCAGGGCAATGTCGTTTACTTCCCGAACCACCCTTATTCTCCGGCAGGATATTTCCCTAGTGTAGGAGTTCTCTGTAGGTCGGGGCAATCAACCCTCCCAGCATCCCCAAGAGCTTCGAGCATGAATTATGGCCTATAACTTCTAGGCGCGTGCTTTCAGGGCTGATAGTATTGACGGAAACACCTCCATGGGGGGGCTTTTATTAACATGTTCAAAACGCCCCTGTCGGGGTAGCCAACTTACCCGTTCCCCGCCTGTGGATATCCTCAAAAATTTTCAAGCCTTTTGGTCTTCCCGCACCCCTTTAGTCCGGGGTCTGGTGCTCATTGCGCTCGGTCTCTTCATTCCTTTGGCGGCACAACTGACCAGCCAACCGACCTATATCCTCAACGTCCTGGTCTCCGCGGGAATCTATATGGTCCTGGCGATGGGCCTCAATGTCGTCGTCGGCATGGCGGGGCTACTGGATTTGGGCTATATTGCCTTTTTTGCTGTCGGGTCCTATAGCATGGCGATCCTCAGCACCAACTTCGGATGGAGCTTCTGGGCGGTCTTGCCTGTGGCAGCGCTATTGGCGGGGACTTTCGGAATTCTGCTCGGGGCACCGACTTTGCCTTTGCGCGGGGATTATCTGGCGATTGTCACGCTGGGTTTCGGGGAGATTATCCGTATTTCGCTCAATAATCTGGACTGGCTGACCAAAGGACCGCAGGGTATTGCAGGCATTCGACCGCCTTCGGTCCCCTGGTGGGGAGCCGATGGCTTTACGTGGCTGGAGTTGTATCAGCCGATCCAGCTTTATTATCTGGCCTTGATTTTTGTGACGGGGATCTGGCTCATCACAAGCCGCCTCAAAGATTCGCGCATTGGTCGCGCTTGGTTTGCCATCCGCGAGGATGAGATCGCCGCCGCCGCCATGGGTATCAATACGGTGCGCCTGAAGTTGCTTGCCTTTGCTAGTGGAGCCGCCTTTGCCGGGGTAGTCGGGGTCCTCTTCGCCAGCCAAATCACGTTTATTTCGCCGGAGAGCTTTACGCTGTTTGAATCCGTGATTGTCCTGTCGATGGTGGTTTTGGGCGGGATGGGTTCGGTGCCGGGGGTCGCTTTTGGGGCGGTGCTCCTGGTTGTCCTACCCGAAGTATTGCGTAGTTTTTCAGAATATCGAATGCTCATCTTCGGCCTTGCGCTCGTGTTGGTGATGCTCCTCAGACCGCAAGGGTTGCTGGGGGATGGGCGGGTGGCCCAAGAGATGAACCCCGTTGACGACACGGTCCGAGCGCGCGAAGACCAGAGTTTGCACGATGCCGAGGAGCAAAATTTGAAGGTCTAGGGTCTGGAGTATCCGACAATAGAACGTGTATGTGTTTGGTGACTCATGGCTCAGGTTTTACAGGTTGACCCCACCCGCAAGCTCCTCCAGTTTGGTGAATATACGGCTGAGGTCACAGGACCTCAGGCTGGGCTGATCTTTGAGGCTCTATTGACCATGCTCCCCGCCGAAAAACTCGCCATGATGGCCCCACCCACCACGCGCGGCTATACGCTCACGGCTATTTCCCAGGCAGACTACGACCAACTCACCGCCGCTATCGACCAGATCAACCAGGACCTCAAAGAGGAAGTCCTCAGAGCCAACTTCCGTGCCCGAGAACCCGGAGCCCCCCTCCAAGCCAAGATCTTCCTTGGAGACAAAAAAGTGGTCAGGAGCGTGACCGGAGCCGCGCTTGGCTGACCTTACTCAAATAGAGCAATCTGTTGTGCTGGCAGGGGCGGCAAAAGGACACTCAATACCCGACAGTCAGCTCGCCTCACTGCCAGCGTGTCGTCATAGGTAAACTTCACACGAGCGGTGAGACGGATTTTGCTCCCCAGCATAAGGTGACACAGGTGGTCCTGGAGGATTCGGTCGGCGAATTTTTTACAGCTATAGGCCACACCATCGCGCCCTTGGAGCACGATTGCATTTTTGCGTTCATCGAGGTCTTGCTCGCGGCGGCTGAGGACCCCCTCTACCGTCATCTGCTGCCATTCTGGGGCCTCGGGGAAGTAGAAGTGTTCGCGGTTGGCTTCCGTCAAGGCTGCACAGGACACCCGTTCGTTTCCCTGAGCCAGGGTGAGATGGATAGCCTTGAGGTCACTCGTGCCCTCGCTGCGCAACAGCCGCACCAACTGATTAATGCTGCGCCGTGCTCGCGGCGAGAGCAAATGGTGTAGTGCCGAACGGTCGAGAGGATTTCCCTGAGCGAGGATTTGAAAGATTTCGCCGACGCGCTGTACCAGACTGATGTAAGGGACTGGGTCTGTAGGCTGGAGGGGGGGTTGGTAGTAGTCTAGGTCTAGCGAACAAATCTCGACGCTGAGTCCCCCTGCTTGGAGTGCTGTGAGGTCATAGCTGGGGATAAAGGTCAGGTCACTTATTTTGGCTACCTCGGTCATCAGGTCGATGACAGCCTCGACGCTCTTGACCAGCACCCCGACGGAGATTGCGTTGGCGGGGTCGCCCTCCCGGTCCTGGCGCACAAAGGAGATCAAAAGCCGCGCTTCCTGGTCGGTGGCGGGGTGATAGCTGTCTAGGACGAG encodes:
- a CDS encoding TldD/PmbA family protein is translated as MVREVNDIALRAIDKVLDLAQHQGAEAEVFYLEQAQTPIEFEANRLKSLQTKAEAGLALRLIHQGRLGFASSTDLERPESLVEAALQTASIGDPAALTFAGVLPELPPEVDSFEPPTTQALVTKGQELIAQLRIYNPDLLVSADFTVNTSTRAVATSNGAFYQQSAQTVAASLGANWVRGEDLLNIYSYSATRSEEPDYQALLTEIQTKLTWATSTATVSGGTLPVIFTPRAVASVFGGLLRTIFSGQSVVQKSSPLADKVGEHLFDPRLTVYEDPTQGVGRRRVDDEGTATQTKALIENGVVKGFYWDRTWAQRAGCAPTGNGLRGGLGRPTPRLVNLCITPGDATFAQMVNSLKEGIIVDQVLGAGQSNQLAGEFSVNLDLGYKVEHGEIVGRVKNTMVAGNLFIAGQALEVIGSEPEWVFGASRVPPLLFRQLGVASRDR
- a CDS encoding branched-chain amino acid ABC transporter permease, with the translated sequence MDILKNFQAFWSSRTPLVRGLVLIALGLFIPLAAQLTSQPTYILNVLVSAGIYMVLAMGLNVVVGMAGLLDLGYIAFFAVGSYSMAILSTNFGWSFWAVLPVAALLAGTFGILLGAPTLPLRGDYLAIVTLGFGEIIRISLNNLDWLTKGPQGIAGIRPPSVPWWGADGFTWLELYQPIQLYYLALIFVTGIWLITSRLKDSRIGRAWFAIREDEIAAAAMGINTVRLKLLAFASGAAFAGVVGVLFASQITFISPESFTLFESVIVLSMVVLGGMGSVPGVAFGAVLLVVLPEVLRSFSEYRMLIFGLALVLVMLLRPQGLLGDGRVAQEMNPVDDTVRAREDQSLHDAEEQNLKV